From Triticum aestivum cultivar Chinese Spring chromosome 4A, IWGSC CS RefSeq v2.1, whole genome shotgun sequence, a single genomic window includes:
- the LOC123085619 gene encoding CASP-like protein 4B2 produces MAMVTADSSAAADAATKQPEADKDYSSYNGASTAGVGGGARRGGGGGGGGVVVESVVARWKREDMLDKCPLALHAAAAAFAFVALVLVASNQHGDWMQFDRYQEYIYLLAIAALAFAYSLAQALRHAHRMRSGADPIPAPSARLFDFIADQVVAYLLMSALSAAIPITNRMRTAVINNFTDATAAAISMAFLAFVALALSATVSGYKLSRQMYM; encoded by the exons ATGGCGATGGTCACGGCtgactcctccgccgccgccgacgccgccacgAAGCAGCCAGAAGCCGACAAGGATTACAGCTCCTACAACGGCGCCTCCACCGCGGGTGTGGGCGGAGGGgcccgccgcggcggcggcggcggcggcggcggcgttgttgTGGAATCTGTGGTGGCGCGGTGGAAGCGGGAGGACATGCTCGACAAGTGCCCCCTCGcgctgcacgccgccgccgccgccttcgccttcGTCGCGCTCGTGCTCGTCGCCTCCAACCAGCACGGCGACTGGATGCAGTTCGACCGCTACCAGGAGTACAT ATACCTGCTGGCGATCGCGGCGCTGGCCTTCGCCTACTCGCTGGCGCAGGCGCTGCGGCACGCGCACCGGATGCGCAGCGGCGCCGACCCCATCCCCGCGCCGTCCGCGAGGCTTTTCGATTTCATTGCTGACCAG GTAGTCGCATACTTGCTGATGTCTGCTCTGTCAGCGGCTATCCCTATCACGAACCGCATGAGAACAGCTGTGATCAACAACTTCACTGACGCGACCGCTGCGGCGATCAGCATGGCCTTCCTTGCATTTGTTGCCCTCGCCTTGTCAGCCACGGTTTCGGGGTACAAGCTCTCCAGACAAATGTACATGTGA